A portion of the Leptospira kanakyensis genome contains these proteins:
- a CDS encoding HlyD family efflux transporter periplasmic adaptor subunit — translation MFKKFKNIKETDSNWESRHSASYYDELLKHPAPNWERKGIYLITTFFICFILFLIFGRVDVVVEATGSIRPKGNYYMVEALETGTLTNLYVKSGDFLKKGDPIMELEFSEQQIELSKDTNNLDYEEKKLQRLIRNKREAEKILKNLAYNLENNSGSALSGGVLNKFVNLKKAFMDFQNGVGAKFIYDQNLLEFNEEFGNLKDEIQREENVISSLRGDTKLKRERVANAIIRMPFSGIIGELSVNNVGQNIIRGQTVASLMEEGQPLEAIVEVSSKDIAAVRIGLKSVIKVKAFHQNDFGVVAGTVSQIIPNTTDKDSFSVVLILGTQDLNQDGKEFQLFPGLKVVADIVIDRKSIYQILFRYADPRN, via the coding sequence ATGTTTAAAAAATTTAAAAACATAAAAGAAACAGATTCTAATTGGGAATCTCGACACTCTGCTTCCTATTATGATGAGTTATTGAAACATCCTGCACCCAATTGGGAGAGGAAGGGTATTTACCTTATAACTACATTTTTTATTTGTTTCATTCTGTTTTTAATTTTTGGAAGAGTTGATGTTGTTGTGGAAGCAACAGGTTCCATTCGTCCAAAAGGTAACTATTATATGGTAGAAGCTTTGGAGACGGGAACACTCACTAATTTATATGTGAAGTCAGGGGATTTTCTTAAAAAGGGAGATCCCATTATGGAGTTAGAATTTTCGGAACAACAAATTGAATTATCTAAGGATACAAATAACTTAGATTATGAAGAAAAAAAATTACAACGCCTCATTCGTAACAAAAGAGAAGCAGAGAAAATTTTAAAGAATCTAGCTTATAATTTAGAAAATAATTCTGGATCAGCTTTGTCGGGTGGTGTTTTGAATAAATTTGTAAATCTTAAAAAGGCATTTATGGATTTTCAAAATGGAGTTGGTGCTAAGTTTATTTACGATCAAAATTTATTAGAGTTTAATGAAGAATTTGGAAATCTAAAAGATGAAATCCAAAGAGAAGAAAATGTGATTTCTAGTCTTAGAGGTGATACAAAGTTAAAACGAGAAAGAGTTGCGAATGCCATCATTCGTATGCCTTTTTCTGGTATCATTGGTGAACTTTCTGTTAATAACGTTGGGCAAAATATCATTCGTGGACAAACTGTTGCTTCATTAATGGAAGAAGGTCAACCATTAGAAGCAATCGTAGAAGTAAGTAGTAAAGACATTGCTGCTGTTCGTATTGGTTTGAAGTCTGTGATTAAAGTAAAGGCATTTCATCAAAATGACTTTGGCGTTGTGGCAGGAACTGTTTCTCAAATCATTCCTAATACAACAGACAAAGATTCTTTTTCTGTTGTATTGATTTTAGGAACACAAGATTTAAATCAAGATGGAAAGGAATTCCAGTTGTTTCCTGGCCTAAAGGTTGTTGCGGATATTGTAATCGATAGAAAAAGTATTTATCAAATTTTGTTTCGTTATGCTGATCCTAGGAATTAA
- a CDS encoding ATP-binding cassette domain-containing protein has translation MKTVKEIPKVISDDDFLSTLSSNDLKKFLGLFEFRSLVANDRIGASELEPTPILFLETGRIQVKLKINEKELLIKTLTEGSFYGVSELSSDSLKKQIFQAEENSKVRVLSSNLFLKFIESDKQRKQSWNEYKENVQLRDELRIHPYFRKLSNSEIEDLSKILVKQKVSPGQILIKEGSKSSSLFFIRSGRFKVTKSTWQKDYFSFVEAGSVLGEMGVLEKKARNATVTAVEESFVYELSSKDATNFFKKSESLLITIRSIMSERKLNLGDGSEEDKFETSSIYEEDQFHFLPKQKISPPLRNQIRFPFLFQDGKSQSGDACRKMLFRYWGYSFADYDADPSFPDFDPDIRPSHWKGSFGESKGDCYFVNWKDHESELNNNPTINFFENSKYIILKSIGPKKVLILDPEFGEISLSREEWEKKSSNVVIYFVPKVKPEQNFEWKNRFFSGLAEYFLPAIKYLKAGIVASFVIKGLEVFIPLINLYLIDAVLLKENKEFFLPVILVVVLLSFSQSFLAYFRSNVIFFTSNRVNQTIAIRFLVKLISLPISFFERNRKGEILNRWEEIESVILYFSDQGAMKIFDLLFSSLVFIIFLFLSPLLLLIIGLLILPEMLILRAFVPRIVEETKKESLKKSDTLSYFIETINGFETIKNLGATYSHRWDFEKRLTTQLNSEGKKLFYSNLLFTNTEFFKQITVVIVLLVGSILILKDQMTLGTLYAIIGLVAYIRNPIVSLYDDFLKLQKANVSWNRLRTFESLDSEITDRDNLFKVDLPEVKGNIQFKNLSFSYDTLKPESGIRNLNIKIQAGKKVAFVGRSGSGKSTILKLILGLYNPHEGEIIIDDVSLDEIWLPSLRTKIGVLFQENPLIAGTVRENISITKPEATLSEVVEAAKLACIHDDIVKLPLGYDTEISERGFIFSGGQKQRVSLARLFLQKPSVLLLDEPTAALDKETESRILSHLNSVFANATIITVAHRLDTIRNYDQIFVLERGKLEGKGTHRELLSKGGIYQLLHSKQEAIR, from the coding sequence TTGAAAACTGTAAAAGAAATTCCTAAAGTTATCTCCGATGATGATTTTTTATCTACCTTATCATCAAATGATTTAAAAAAATTTTTAGGTTTATTCGAATTTAGATCCTTAGTTGCAAATGATAGAATCGGTGCCAGCGAGTTAGAACCAACACCAATTCTTTTTTTAGAAACAGGAAGGATTCAGGTAAAATTAAAAATCAATGAAAAGGAATTATTAATTAAAACATTAACGGAAGGTTCGTTTTATGGAGTATCCGAATTATCATCCGATTCTCTAAAAAAACAAATTTTTCAAGCAGAAGAAAATTCCAAAGTTCGAGTTTTATCTTCTAATTTGTTCTTAAAGTTTATCGAATCCGATAAACAAAGAAAACAATCCTGGAATGAATATAAAGAAAATGTTCAACTTCGCGATGAATTAAGAATACATCCTTATTTTAGAAAACTTTCCAATTCAGAAATTGAAGATCTATCAAAGATATTAGTAAAACAAAAAGTATCTCCGGGGCAAATTTTAATCAAAGAAGGAAGTAAAAGTTCATCTTTATTTTTTATTCGATCGGGTCGATTTAAAGTCACTAAGTCTACTTGGCAAAAAGACTATTTTTCCTTTGTAGAAGCTGGGTCTGTGTTAGGTGAAATGGGGGTTTTGGAAAAAAAGGCAAGAAACGCCACTGTTACAGCCGTAGAGGAAAGTTTTGTTTATGAACTATCTTCCAAAGATGCAACAAACTTTTTTAAAAAGTCTGAAAGTTTATTAATTACCATTCGTTCTATTATGAGCGAAAGAAAACTAAATCTTGGTGATGGTTCCGAGGAAGATAAATTCGAAACATCATCAATATATGAAGAAGATCAGTTTCATTTTTTACCAAAACAAAAAATTTCTCCTCCACTTAGAAACCAAATTCGGTTTCCGTTTTTATTCCAAGATGGCAAATCACAATCGGGAGATGCTTGTCGTAAAATGTTATTTCGATATTGGGGATACTCTTTTGCGGATTACGACGCAGATCCTTCTTTTCCAGATTTTGATCCTGACATTCGGCCAAGTCATTGGAAAGGTAGTTTTGGAGAATCCAAAGGTGATTGTTACTTTGTAAACTGGAAAGACCACGAATCAGAATTAAATAACAATCCAACTATCAATTTTTTTGAAAATTCAAAGTATATAATCTTAAAGTCCATTGGACCTAAAAAAGTTTTGATTTTGGATCCAGAGTTTGGCGAGATCAGTCTTTCTCGTGAAGAATGGGAAAAAAAATCTTCTAATGTTGTTATCTATTTTGTTCCTAAAGTCAAACCAGAACAAAACTTTGAATGGAAAAATAGATTTTTTTCCGGACTGGCTGAGTATTTTTTACCAGCCATCAAATATTTAAAAGCCGGTATTGTTGCAAGTTTTGTAATTAAAGGTTTGGAAGTATTCATTCCATTAATCAACTTATATTTGATTGATGCAGTTCTTTTGAAAGAAAACAAAGAGTTTTTTTTACCTGTAATTTTAGTTGTAGTTCTTCTTAGTTTCTCACAATCCTTTCTTGCCTATTTCAGATCCAATGTAATTTTTTTTACGAGCAATCGAGTGAATCAAACAATCGCAATTCGATTTTTGGTAAAATTGATTTCTTTACCGATTTCATTCTTTGAAAGGAACAGAAAAGGTGAAATTTTGAATCGTTGGGAAGAAATAGAATCTGTGATTTTATATTTTTCTGATCAAGGAGCAATGAAGATTTTTGATTTACTCTTTAGTTCTTTAGTTTTTATCATTTTTCTTTTTCTCTCTCCTTTGTTGTTATTAATTATTGGTTTATTGATTTTACCGGAGATGTTGATCCTTCGTGCGTTTGTACCAAGGATTGTTGAAGAAACAAAAAAAGAATCCTTAAAAAAATCAGACACCTTGAGTTATTTCATCGAAACCATCAATGGATTTGAAACTATAAAAAATTTAGGTGCTACATATTCTCATCGTTGGGATTTTGAAAAAAGACTCACCACACAATTGAATTCAGAAGGTAAAAAATTATTTTATTCAAATTTGCTTTTTACTAATACTGAGTTTTTTAAACAAATAACTGTAGTTATTGTTTTATTGGTGGGAAGTATTTTGATTTTGAAAGATCAAATGACACTTGGAACTTTGTATGCCATTATTGGACTTGTTGCTTACATTCGAAATCCAATTGTTTCTTTGTATGATGATTTTTTGAAACTTCAAAAAGCTAACGTATCTTGGAATCGGTTACGTACTTTTGAATCTTTGGATAGTGAAATTACTGATAGAGATAATTTGTTTAAGGTAGACTTACCTGAAGTTAAAGGTAATATCCAGTTTAAAAATTTAAGTTTTTCTTATGATACTTTAAAACCTGAATCGGGAATCCGTAATTTAAATATAAAAATCCAAGCTGGTAAAAAAGTTGCCTTTGTTGGTCGGAGTGGAAGTGGAAAATCAACTATATTAAAGTTGATCCTTGGATTGTATAATCCACATGAAGGGGAGATCATCATTGATGATGTTTCTTTGGATGAGATTTGGCTCCCTAGTTTACGAACAAAAATTGGTGTCCTTTTTCAAGAGAATCCGCTCATTGCGGGAACAGTCAGAGAAAACATTTCGATCACGAAACCAGAAGCAACTTTAAGTGAAGTGGTTGAAGCCGCCAAACTTGCTTGTATTCATGATGATATCGTCAAACTTCCGCTTGGTTATGATACGGAAATTTCTGAAAGAGGATTCATTTTTTCCGGTGGTCAAAAACAAAGGGTATCTCTTGCTCGTTTGTTTTTGCAAAAACCGAGTGTACTACTTTTGGATGAACCAACCGCAGCTTTGGACAAGGAAACTGAATCCCGAATTCTGTCTCATTTGAATTCTGTGTTTGCAAATGCCACTATCATAACAGTGGCTCACCGATTGGATACAATTCGTAATTATGACCAGATTTTTGTATTGGAAAGAGGAAAATTAGAGGGTAAAGGCACTCATCGAGAGTTACTTTCTAAAGGTGGAATTTACCAATTACTTCATTCCAAACAGGAAGCAATCCGATAA
- a CDS encoding DUF2079 domain-containing protein codes for MKQLRFHLPSFIIWMVVFYFLTERSIFRYQHLGAGVDVGLFENLFYNLVHSGKAVTSIGIDGNSHHYFSDHINWYIYPLSILYKFFPYVESLLIFQALVISLPILFFPLYKKDNQNNWIYPLLYALFLPIYWIQVFDFHPEVLWIPLFFLFYYFWKKQSPYWILFFILSLLTKEESALVWIVFALIEGKSKKKESISIGLTALVYFIFCIILLSHLRNSGSQIPMPAHWERYENPIAALQNLHLFLYLILFLNLPFLFLQFRNKLILCLVPYFLYSLFSSYEVNKTPFTHHSFIAVPIIMISFIESLDHLNQKNKILFGYLSLFVSILIFCFFGPISKSYSYRKEYMNPGGSPKDVTTLRGLLNGKSVVSNLPQYLSNRTSVQLFLPNQEYTADYLVYYVFSGNSQTPPVPNHYEWEQMIENHIQIYKRTEN; via the coding sequence ATGAAACAACTTCGTTTTCATCTACCTTCCTTCATTATCTGGATGGTAGTCTTTTATTTTTTAACAGAAAGATCCATCTTTCGTTACCAACATCTGGGTGCAGGAGTCGATGTAGGATTATTTGAAAACTTATTCTATAATTTAGTGCATTCAGGAAAGGCTGTCACATCCATCGGGATTGATGGAAATTCTCATCATTATTTTTCCGATCATATCAATTGGTATATTTACCCTCTATCAATATTATACAAATTTTTTCCTTATGTAGAAAGTTTACTCATCTTCCAAGCATTGGTGATCAGTTTACCTATCCTATTTTTTCCTCTTTATAAAAAAGATAACCAAAACAATTGGATTTATCCATTGTTATACGCACTATTTCTTCCGATTTATTGGATTCAGGTTTTTGATTTTCATCCCGAAGTCCTTTGGATCCCTTTATTTTTTTTATTTTATTACTTTTGGAAAAAACAATCTCCTTATTGGATTTTGTTCTTTATTTTAAGTTTACTCACAAAAGAAGAATCCGCATTAGTTTGGATCGTCTTTGCTTTGATCGAAGGAAAATCGAAAAAAAAAGAAAGTATTTCCATCGGACTTACGGCACTTGTTTATTTTATTTTTTGTATCATTCTACTGAGTCATCTGCGAAATTCTGGAAGCCAAATTCCGATGCCAGCACATTGGGAAAGATACGAGAACCCCATTGCCGCTTTACAAAACTTACATTTATTTCTTTATTTAATTCTATTCCTAAACCTACCGTTTCTTTTTTTACAATTCAGAAATAAACTTATCTTATGTTTGGTTCCTTATTTTTTGTATTCACTTTTTTCCTCTTATGAAGTGAACAAAACTCCTTTCACCCATCATAGTTTTATCGCAGTTCCCATCATTATGATTAGTTTTATAGAAAGTTTGGATCATCTGAATCAAAAAAACAAAATTCTATTTGGTTATTTATCCCTATTCGTTTCCATTCTAATATTCTGTTTTTTTGGTCCAATCTCCAAATCTTATTCCTATAGAAAAGAATATATGAATCCTGGCGGATCCCCAAAGGATGTCACAACTTTACGTGGTCTGTTAAATGGAAAATCAGTAGTTTCCAATCTTCCACAATACCTTTCCAACCGAACTTCTGTTCAATTATTTTTACCAAACCAAGAGTATACGGCAGATTATTTAGTGTATTATGTATTTTCAGGAAACTCACAAACCCCTCCCGTGCCTAATCATTACGAGTGGGAACAAATGATAGAAAACCATATACAAATCTACAAACGTACGGAAAATTGA
- a CDS encoding TolC family protein — protein sequence MIRFYLLIFFSSFVILPISQLWPDAVDFYDLPKLVGEKSYELKLKEMEIERKKVDVDSKSLRYLPAVNIDHSPFFEALRGDGYNRKGWSTSLNLNWNFQEQGNTVLTNMILELEYERLLLEYKALYQKELFDQAFQYAETLKLLAFYNYDFSNESGADKQFQSVQKLYKQGIESYLVTQNSKVDYFFYKYNVTKSRLDQQKSQSVFRRKFLLKDVVLKPIPEREYKILPLDSTLAEYEKNLTDLNFDLILTVNQVKILEVQKLVRFNELWVPDFFVNVYNQSSRESFSGLSGTWTNSMELYDYSRNDFSRYARSSDADFDVGGNFGFRFPLFNRWLSKNEYDKSKVEIKLAKSQSQFLRENTGLYLFELIQQHNNLVELYDISRESKRIAEENYQIMEKAYKTGSASVIELQTVDRRLRDVMRNEIQNRYDLIQLRLQIGLLLGDTMKFLNN from the coding sequence GTGATTCGGTTTTATTTACTTATATTTTTCTCTTCCTTTGTCATTTTGCCAATTTCCCAACTTTGGCCAGATGCTGTGGATTTTTATGACTTACCAAAGTTAGTTGGTGAAAAGTCATATGAATTAAAACTCAAGGAAATGGAAATTGAACGTAAAAAAGTGGACGTAGACTCCAAAAGTTTACGTTATCTACCAGCTGTAAATATTGACCATTCTCCTTTTTTTGAGGCATTAAGGGGTGATGGTTATAATAGAAAGGGTTGGAGCACGTCTCTGAATCTGAATTGGAATTTTCAAGAACAAGGTAATACCGTTCTTACCAATATGATTTTAGAATTAGAATACGAACGGTTGTTATTGGAATATAAGGCCTTATACCAAAAGGAATTATTTGACCAAGCCTTTCAATATGCTGAAACCCTAAAACTTTTAGCTTTTTATAATTACGATTTTTCGAATGAGTCAGGTGCTGATAAACAATTCCAATCGGTTCAAAAACTTTATAAACAAGGAATCGAATCTTATTTAGTAACTCAGAACTCTAAAGTAGATTATTTCTTTTACAAATACAATGTCACTAAATCTAGGTTGGACCAACAAAAAAGTCAGTCGGTATTTAGAAGAAAATTTCTTTTGAAAGATGTGGTTCTAAAACCAATTCCGGAACGAGAATATAAAATTCTGCCTTTAGACTCTACTTTAGCAGAATATGAAAAGAATCTAACTGATTTGAATTTTGATCTTATATTAACTGTGAACCAAGTTAAAATTTTAGAAGTCCAGAAGCTAGTTCGTTTTAATGAACTTTGGGTGCCTGATTTTTTTGTAAATGTTTACAACCAATCTAGCAGAGAATCTTTTTCTGGACTTAGTGGGACATGGACAAACTCCATGGAACTCTATGATTATAGTCGGAATGATTTTAGTAGATATGCAAGATCATCTGACGCGGATTTTGATGTTGGTGGTAATTTTGGATTTAGATTTCCTTTGTTCAATCGTTGGTTGTCTAAAAATGAATATGATAAGTCAAAAGTTGAAATCAAATTAGCCAAATCCCAATCCCAGTTTTTAAGAGAAAACACCGGTTTATACCTTTTTGAACTCATCCAACAACATAATAACTTAGTTGAGTTGTATGATATTTCCCGTGAAAGCAAACGTATCGCGGAAGAAAATTATCAAATTATGGAAAAAGCATATAAAACTGGATCTGCTTCTGTGATTGAATTACAAACGGTTGATAGGCGACTTCGTGATGTGATGCGAAATGAAATCCAAAATCGTTACGATCTAATCCAACTAAGATTACAAATTGGTCTCCTTTTGGGAGACACTATGAAGTTTCTAAATAACTAA
- a CDS encoding LBF_2127 family putative lipoprotein codes for MKPFVYNLLFLLFIHCSVDLRQVPPPSPNGYLNRSQTNLPLVIGKFEIVSADRGVYTDAWRMALKGQLTSSGIFPDVVTTIDPKTTTNFYTIDVEMKTHYEDKYNWWYTWPALYPFTGIWPLQHREAEYNVEFKYKLYKNKSIVKEETISKTGKANESIYGFYKVRNFHRMIEETNLEAVRTCIQNLSESL; via the coding sequence ATGAAACCATTCGTTTATAACCTTTTATTTCTTTTGTTTATCCATTGTTCTGTTGATTTGCGTCAGGTTCCACCACCATCACCAAATGGATACTTAAACAGATCTCAAACGAATCTCCCATTAGTAATTGGTAAGTTTGAAATTGTTTCTGCTGATCGTGGAGTTTACACCGATGCATGGCGCATGGCACTCAAAGGGCAACTCACCTCCTCAGGTATTTTTCCCGATGTAGTTACAACAATAGACCCAAAAACTACTACCAATTTTTATACTATTGATGTAGAAATGAAAACCCATTACGAAGACAAATACAATTGGTGGTACACCTGGCCTGCTCTTTATCCATTCACTGGAATTTGGCCTCTCCAACATAGAGAAGCAGAATACAATGTTGAATTTAAATATAAATTATATAAAAACAAATCGATTGTTAAAGAGGAGACCATTTCCAAAACAGGAAAGGCAAATGAATCTATATACGGATTTTATAAAGTGCGGAACTTTCATCGTATGATTGAAGAAACTAATTTAGAAGCTGTTAGAACATGTATCCAAAATTTATCCGAATCATTATAA
- a CDS encoding peptidase domain-containing ABC transporter: MQSEVRRNLEKIRAVFRNNYLLAELEESERENLIPSIEVRFVRLGQNLIKANQMPEYIHFVLTGRFGMKQNKNESHFGRHTFVEVGESIGERITLTKTPPKNDYYALEPSIVLLLPTSRFLKLVDSHPEIAEKAKHREEEQEKFYYVRKLSFFEELSPEEIKLILKSIQLAKIKQGDFIFAEGEDGDAAYIVRSGKVQIRTENPRKIISIMRSGDILGEIAIFKQQKRLASAVASEDSELYKIPGSVFRKVIGVEKGNKLEEIVQSRLLRYSTYKAKEKEENSIRPFVSKRFEFRKTTKKIYIEQVTTDQVTLVGLVCSELALRAFDKPLPTNWKIRIKNELTRNIVPGIFELAIELEKLGFLTKQQQLSPEQLSDLENPVFITDDETIPCLLYLYEPELDAVLISHPIKGVYELSISEFLKIWDGVILQFSPAPAALSADVSLISFFKELRMLFSPKKREIRWILVATLLSAILTLSLPYLVRQVVDQVLVFSDRNFLFTLVFGVALAVLFQTLFSLFRNLIAIGLMQSLEYNYFVRFFQHILNLTLPEFRKFETGDFTQRLKENQRILEITQRSGLFLILDLVTLPIYLFILFRLDNSLTFVGLFFLIVYSLFVVRSSAKIKKLQKHSFESKKKTTSFFLSLFAGMPLIKSAAMESRYLSKGLNEIARTILTNLRVGKRVHVLELVSKFFEQMGLIAVITFGVSDVLDESLSLGSFLAFLVLYSLLMEPIVRLCHVYEDLSELREARMRLTEIYSLPGEIVSQRPFGELPRLSGKITLDHISFRYSETSPEILSDINFEIEAGEKIAIVGRSGCGKSTLMRILMGTLTPTKGKVFVDSFDLSTLDPEEVRIQFGAVEQNPILFSGSITENLAKKNPSLNLESLLAGAKLASVDQFVERFPMKYETKIGESGIGLSGGQRQRLAIARALVTNPSILFLDEPTSALDSETESHIQSQWETVFQDRTVIQISHRLHSTVSADKIIVLDEGRVVEMGTHAELITTKGFYYHLFPTLSEGDKDV; encoded by the coding sequence ATGCAATCGGAAGTTAGGCGAAATCTTGAAAAAATCCGAGCTGTTTTTCGTAATAATTATTTATTAGCAGAACTAGAAGAATCAGAAAGAGAAAACCTAATTCCATCGATCGAAGTGCGTTTTGTTCGGTTAGGACAAAATTTAATCAAAGCAAACCAAATGCCGGAGTACATTCATTTTGTATTAACTGGTCGGTTTGGTATGAAACAAAACAAAAATGAAAGCCATTTCGGTAGGCATACCTTTGTCGAAGTGGGTGAATCTATTGGTGAAAGGATCACTCTCACAAAAACTCCACCAAAAAATGATTATTATGCTCTTGAACCTTCGATTGTTTTATTACTTCCTACATCTCGTTTTTTAAAGTTAGTTGATTCGCATCCGGAGATTGCTGAAAAAGCTAAACATAGAGAAGAAGAACAAGAAAAGTTTTATTATGTTCGTAAACTAAGTTTTTTCGAAGAACTTTCTCCAGAAGAAATCAAACTCATTCTAAAATCCATCCAACTGGCAAAAATCAAACAGGGTGATTTTATTTTTGCAGAAGGAGAAGATGGAGATGCCGCTTACATTGTTCGATCAGGAAAAGTCCAGATAAGAACAGAAAACCCTAGGAAAATTATCTCGATTATGCGGTCGGGCGATATTTTAGGTGAGATTGCCATTTTCAAACAACAAAAACGTTTGGCAAGTGCAGTGGCGTCGGAAGATTCCGAATTATATAAAATCCCAGGCTCTGTATTCAGAAAAGTTATCGGCGTTGAAAAAGGAAACAAGTTAGAAGAAATTGTTCAGTCGCGACTATTACGTTATTCGACTTACAAAGCCAAAGAAAAAGAAGAAAATTCAATCCGCCCTTTTGTTTCCAAACGTTTTGAATTTCGAAAAACAACTAAGAAAATATACATTGAACAAGTAACAACGGATCAAGTTACATTGGTTGGACTTGTTTGTAGTGAACTTGCTTTAAGAGCCTTTGATAAACCACTACCAACAAACTGGAAAATTAGAATCAAAAATGAATTAACCAGGAATATAGTTCCTGGTATTTTTGAGTTAGCTATTGAATTAGAAAAATTAGGATTTTTAACCAAACAACAACAACTATCACCTGAACAACTTTCCGATTTAGAAAATCCTGTTTTTATTACTGATGATGAAACCATTCCCTGTTTGTTATATTTATACGAACCAGAATTAGATGCCGTTCTTATTTCTCATCCGATCAAAGGAGTTTATGAACTCTCAATCTCAGAGTTTTTGAAAATTTGGGATGGGGTGATTTTACAATTTTCACCAGCTCCTGCGGCCCTTTCGGCCGATGTTAGTTTGATAAGTTTTTTTAAAGAACTTCGGATGTTGTTTAGTCCTAAAAAAAGAGAAATACGTTGGATTTTGGTCGCAACTTTATTATCAGCAATTTTAACTTTGTCCTTACCGTATTTAGTTCGTCAGGTTGTCGACCAGGTACTTGTTTTTTCTGATCGTAACTTTTTATTTACCTTGGTGTTTGGAGTAGCATTAGCCGTCCTTTTCCAAACCTTGTTTTCTTTATTCCGCAACTTAATTGCCATAGGGCTTATGCAAAGTTTGGAGTATAATTATTTTGTTCGTTTTTTCCAACACATTCTAAACTTAACCTTACCAGAATTTCGAAAATTTGAAACAGGTGACTTTACCCAAAGATTAAAAGAAAACCAAAGAATTTTGGAAATCACACAGAGATCGGGTCTATTTTTAATTTTAGATTTAGTAACCTTACCAATTTATCTTTTTATTTTATTTAGATTGGATAACTCTTTAACATTTGTTGGACTCTTTTTTCTAATTGTTTATTCGTTGTTTGTTGTTCGTTCGAGCGCAAAAATAAAAAAATTACAAAAACATAGTTTTGAATCCAAAAAGAAAACAACTTCATTTTTCCTTTCATTGTTTGCAGGGATGCCACTGATCAAATCCGCTGCAATGGAAAGTCGGTATCTTTCAAAAGGCCTTAATGAAATAGCTAGAACCATCCTTACCAATTTAAGAGTGGGGAAACGAGTCCATGTATTGGAACTCGTGAGTAAGTTTTTTGAACAAATGGGTTTGATCGCGGTGATTACTTTCGGTGTCAGTGATGTTTTAGATGAATCATTAAGTTTAGGAAGTTTTTTAGCATTTTTAGTTTTGTATTCACTCCTAATGGAACCAATAGTCAGATTATGCCATGTTTATGAGGATTTGAGTGAACTACGAGAAGCCAGGATGCGACTTACTGAAATTTATTCACTTCCTGGTGAAATTGTCAGCCAACGTCCGTTTGGTGAACTACCGAGATTATCAGGGAAAATTACTTTAGATCATATTAGTTTTCGATATTCAGAAACAAGTCCAGAAATATTATCTGATATCAATTTTGAAATTGAAGCGGGAGAAAAGATTGCCATTGTCGGAAGAAGTGGTTGTGGTAAGTCTACGCTTATGAGGATTCTTATGGGAACTCTCACTCCTACGAAAGGGAAGGTATTTGTAGATTCTTTTGATCTTTCTACCCTAGATCCTGAAGAAGTAAGAATTCAATTTGGGGCAGTGGAACAAAACCCTATACTTTTTTCAGGGAGTATCACTGAGAATCTTGCGAAAAAAAATCCTTCACTTAATTTAGAATCATTGTTAGCTGGTGCAAAACTTGCCTCAGTAGATCAATTTGTTGAAAGATTTCCAATGAAATACGAAACAAAAATTGGGGAATCGGGAATTGGGCTTTCTGGTGGACAAAGGCAACGTTTAGCCATAGCTCGGGCTCTTGTAACAAATCCAAGTATTCTATTTTTGGATGAACCAACTTCAGCACTTGATTCAGAAACAGAATCTCATATCCAATCACAATGGGAAACTGTATTTCAGGATAGAACTGTCATTCAAATTTCTCATCGGCTTCATAGTACAGTCAGTGCAGATAAAATAATCGTTTTAGATGAAGGTCGAGTTGTTGAGATGGGAACTCATGCTGAGTTAATCACTACCAAAGGTTTTTATTACCATTTGTTTCCTACATTAAGCGAAGGGGATAAAGATGTTTAA